The nucleotide sequence CGCTATTTTGGTCTCGTTTAAATAACCCATAGTCATTTAACTGATTGGATTGTTTTGAGATATTTTGCTCATTACTATCAGCGATTTTTATTGTTGCCGAAATTTTAAAAGTATCTGTAGCATATCTTAAATAAAGAAATGTTAATGAAAAACAAATAAGTAAACTTAATAGAAACCATTTCCAATTTGTAAAATATTTTTCTACTTGTTCTCTTAAATTTGAGCTGTTTTTAGATTGAAGTGTCATTGTAAATTACGAAATTATTACTTTATTAAAATGGCTACAATAGTTGCTAACGTTCCAATAGCTGAAATAATTACACCATTATTTTGATTAAAGCTTGATGCTCTAACTCTAGCATTGTTTTGCTCAACATAAATAACATCATTTTGAGTTAAATAATAATTAGGAGAATTAAGCACATTTACCGAAGTTAAATCTACTATTGCAAACTTTTTTTGCCCATCAACTTCTCTTATTAATTTTATGTTATCTCTTTTACCATAAATTGTTAAATCTCCAGCTAAACCTAATACTTGAGCAATTGAGATTTTTTCATCTTGTATTGTATATGTCCCAGGATTTTTTACTTCTCCTAAAACAGTTACAGTAAAATTAGCTAGTCTAATATTAACAATAGGAGGAGTGTCTTTTTTAAAGTAGATGCTAAGCTTATCTTTTAATAGAGTATTTGCCTCGCTTCTCGTTAATCCTGCAAGCTTTAAAGTACCTAATGTTGGAAACTCAATATTTCCTTTGCTGTCTATTAAATAGGTTTGCATTTTTAAAGTTCCTTGAGCATCAATAACGGAGTTGTTGGTAGATACAACATTTAGATTAAATGGCGCTACAGTTTTTGGATCATCAGCAGAAACATTTATAACTAAGAGATCATCTGCCTTAAAACGAAGTTCAAAATTTGAATTTTGATTTTCTATTGCTTCTGATAATGGTTCGTCTTGAAAATATATAATGTCTTGACGTGAACCACAAGAGCTTAGCGTAACTAGAGCTAATAATAGTAATTTATTTACTACGGATGAAAATGTAATTTTTGGTTTCATATTTATTAATTTTTGGCTTTATCTAAAACTTCAAACTTTGAATTGTTTGATATGTATTCTGGTACAATATCTTTTAATTTTGAAACAATTTCAAGGCCTTGACAGCTTAGGTTTGAGCTATTTAATTCTAATATTTTATCTTTAATTTGTTGTATTTCAATTTTTTTACTTTTAGCTATCATAATCTTTTCATGATAGGTTTGCTTAGTGTTTTCACCATCTGCTAAAAGCTCTTCATATATTTTTTCACCAGGTCTTAACCCCACAATTTTTATATTTATGTCCTCAGGATATTTAAGACCAGACAATTTAATCATGTTTACAGCTAAGTCAAATATTTTAACTGATTCTCCCATATCAAACACAAAAATCTCACCACCATTACCCATTGCTGCAGCCTCTAATACTAAAGAGCATGCTTCAGGAATTGTCATAAAAAACCTAGTTATATCTCTATGAGTCACGGTTAGTGGTCCTCCATTGTCTATTTGCTTTTTAAATAATGGAATTACTGAACCATTAGACCCTAGTACATTACCAAATCGTGTTGTAATAAACTTAGTTTTACCTTTTCCTTTAAGACAACTAATATATAATTCTGCAACACGCTTAGTGGCACCCATTACATTTGTTGGGTTTACAGCTTTATCCGTCGATATCATTACAAATTTTTCAACTCCATGCCTTACAGCAAGATTCGAAATATTTATAGTCCCTCCAATGTTTATGCTTACAGCTTCTTGAGGGTTATTTTCCATTAAAGGGACATGTTTGTAGGCAGCAGCATGAAAAATAATTTCTGGTCTATGGTCAGCCATAATTCTATCCATTCTTATAGGACATTTTACGTCTGTAACTATAGTGACATAA is from Pontimicrobium sp. SW4 and encodes:
- a CDS encoding polysaccharide biosynthesis/export family protein; this encodes MKPKITFSSVVNKLLLLALVTLSSCGSRQDIIYFQDEPLSEAIENQNSNFELRFKADDLLVINVSADDPKTVAPFNLNVVSTNNSVIDAQGTLKMQTYLIDSKGNIEFPTLGTLKLAGLTRSEANTLLKDKLSIYFKKDTPPIVNIRLANFTVTVLGEVKNPGTYTIQDEKISIAQVLGLAGDLTIYGKRDNIKLIREVDGQKKFAIVDLTSVNVLNSPNYYLTQNDVIYVEQNNARVRASSFNQNNGVIISAIGTLATIVAILIK